The following are encoded together in the Tatumella ptyseos genome:
- a CDS encoding glucan biosynthesis protein G: MKKDTTYKGRQLKWVGAAVLVALYTSNSWAFSIDDVAKQAKSLASKNYQAPNSNLPSQLRELKYADYQQIQFKRDKAYWSKLHTPFKLEFYHEGMYFDQAVKINEVTASTVHEIKYDPDYFDFGNVPHDANTLKNLGFAGFKVLYPLNSRKKEDEISSFLGASYFRVIGAGQTYGLSARGLAIDTAVPAGEEFPRFKEFWIERPTSNAKQLTIYALLDSPRATGAYRFIIHPGKESTVDVQSRVYLRDTVTKLGIAPLTSMYLFGANQPSPVINYRNELHDSDGLSIHNGNGEWIWRPINNPRRLGVSTYQVENLKGFGLLQRNRDFSHYQDLDDRYDQRPSGWVEPIGDWGKGHIELVEIPTNDETNDNIVAFWSPEQLPEAGKEMKFNYRLHFTRDESALHDNNLGWVQDTLRSTGDVKQSNLVRQPDGSIAFIVDFVGKNLSKMSSDAKIAPAVSIGKNGEIVEQNVRYNPVTKGWRLTLRLRVKDPKQVTEMRAALTSNDKPLTETWSYQLPANE, from the coding sequence ATCAAGAAAGATACTACATATAAAGGAAGACAACTCAAATGGGTTGGCGCAGCGGTACTTGTCGCACTCTACACGAGCAATAGCTGGGCATTTAGTATCGACGATGTCGCTAAGCAAGCTAAATCCTTAGCGAGTAAAAACTATCAAGCTCCAAACAGTAATTTGCCTTCGCAACTTCGCGAATTAAAATATGCCGATTATCAACAAATCCAATTCAAGCGCGATAAAGCTTATTGGTCAAAACTTCACACGCCTTTTAAACTCGAGTTTTATCATGAAGGGATGTATTTTGATCAAGCCGTCAAAATAAATGAAGTTACTGCCTCCACCGTTCATGAAATTAAATACGACCCGGACTATTTTGATTTTGGTAACGTCCCACATGACGCCAATACCCTCAAAAATCTAGGCTTTGCCGGCTTCAAAGTACTTTACCCACTGAACAGCCGTAAGAAAGAAGATGAAATCAGTAGCTTCTTAGGCGCGAGCTATTTCCGGGTTATCGGCGCTGGTCAAACTTATGGTTTATCTGCGCGGGGCTTGGCTATCGATACTGCTGTGCCTGCAGGCGAAGAGTTCCCTCGCTTCAAAGAGTTTTGGATAGAACGACCAACCTCTAATGCAAAACAGTTAACCATCTACGCGTTACTGGATTCTCCTCGCGCAACAGGCGCTTACCGCTTTATTATCCATCCAGGAAAAGAGAGTACGGTAGATGTTCAATCCCGCGTCTATTTACGTGACACTGTCACTAAGTTGGGGATTGCACCGCTCACCAGTATGTATCTTTTCGGCGCGAACCAACCTTCACCGGTGATTAATTATCGTAATGAATTACACGATTCGGATGGTCTTTCAATCCACAACGGTAATGGCGAATGGATTTGGCGTCCGATTAATAACCCACGTCGTTTAGGGGTGAGTACCTACCAAGTAGAGAATTTAAAAGGTTTCGGTTTACTGCAACGTAATCGTGACTTTAGTCACTACCAAGACTTAGACGATCGTTATGACCAACGTCCAAGTGGTTGGGTGGAACCTATCGGTGATTGGGGCAAAGGGCATATCGAGTTGGTTGAAATTCCTACCAATGATGAAACCAACGATAATATCGTTGCCTTCTGGAGCCCAGAACAATTGCCTGAAGCGGGCAAAGAGATGAAGTTTAATTACCGTTTGCACTTCACGCGTGACGAATCTGCTTTGCACGATAATAACCTCGGCTGGGTACAAGATACTTTACGCTCAACCGGTGATGTCAAACAGTCGAATCTGGTACGTCAACCTGATGGCAGCATTGCTTTCATCGTCGACTTTGTCGGTAAGAACCTGAGCAAAATGTCGAGCGATGCGAAAATTGCGCCAGCAGTGAGCATTGGTAAAAATGGCGAAATCGTTGAACAAAACGTTCGTTACAATCCAGTGACTAAAGGCTGGCGTTTGACCTTACGTTTACGTGTGAAAGATCCAAAACAAGTGACCGAGATGCGTGCTGCGTTAACCAGCAACGATAAACCATTGACCGAAACGTGGAGCTATCAGTTACCTGCCAATGAATAA
- the mdoH gene encoding glucans biosynthesis glucosyltransferase MdoH codes for MNKSTFNSKHYIDTLPLDAAEQSSLLSTEVTEESFAQFHHKLGHDHTASERDEDAALASVSSRVKMAWSGATHDDAQFAEDDLNRTTLKAMPPVRRALMSPDVWETNPITRAWRSLRGKSRKQRERLQDAPTRNSEEKWRVVGTIRRYILLLLTLAQTVVATWYMKTILPYQGWALIDPTQLFTPDWKQAVLQILPYVLQTGILFLFAILFCWVSAGFWTALMGFLQLLIGKDKYSISYGTVGDEPLNPENRTALIMPICNEDVQRVFAGLRATWESVVRSGNSEHFDVYILSDSYDADIAIAEQKAWMELVRDVGGAGQIFYRRRRRRVKRKSGNIDDFCRRWGQNYAYMVVLDADSVMSGECLSGLVRMMEANPNAGIIQSSPKASGMDTLYARCQQFATRVYGPLFTAGLHFWQLGESHYWGHNAIIRVKPFIEHCALAPLPGEGSFAGSIMSHDFVEAALMRRAGWGVWIAYDLPGSYEELPPNLLDELKRDRRWCHGNLMNFRLFMVKGMHPVHRAVFLTGVMSYLSAPLWFMFLALSTALQVVHSLVEPTYFLQPRQLYPVWPHWRPELAIALFSTTLVLLFLPKMLSVLLIWCKGAKPYGGFIRVFISLILEMLFSVLLAPVRMLFHTLFVVSAFLGLKAVWDSPQRDDDSTPWSEAFRRHGSQMLLGIVWAAGMGYLDLNFLWWLAPIVGSLILSPIVSVISSRATVGMASRRAKLFLIPEEYDTPQELIDTDNYVLLNRERVLENGFMHALFHPSFNALATALATARHLQSDLLEHARERQIDQLLSESPEKSSANQRLMAISDPVVLARLHSRLWQQQDKYRQWHESYAKLEVNPNALQVN; via the coding sequence ATGAATAAATCAACGTTTAACTCTAAACACTACATTGACACTCTGCCGCTTGATGCGGCAGAGCAGTCTTCGCTGCTTAGTACTGAGGTGACTGAGGAAAGTTTTGCTCAGTTCCACCACAAGCTAGGCCATGATCATACCGCTAGCGAGCGTGATGAAGATGCGGCGCTTGCTTCGGTCTCTTCACGTGTGAAAATGGCGTGGTCAGGGGCAACACATGACGATGCACAATTTGCCGAAGATGATCTTAACCGTACCACCTTAAAGGCAATGCCTCCGGTGCGTCGTGCATTGATGTCCCCTGACGTCTGGGAAACTAACCCTATTACGCGGGCATGGCGTTCGCTGCGCGGTAAGTCACGCAAGCAGCGTGAGCGTCTGCAGGATGCGCCGACCCGTAATTCAGAAGAGAAATGGCGTGTGGTGGGAACGATCCGTCGTTACATTCTATTGCTTCTGACTTTAGCGCAGACTGTCGTGGCCACTTGGTACATGAAGACTATCTTGCCTTATCAAGGTTGGGCGTTAATCGATCCCACACAACTCTTCACTCCAGATTGGAAGCAAGCAGTACTTCAAATTCTACCCTATGTCCTGCAGACGGGGATTTTATTCCTCTTTGCGATTCTTTTCTGCTGGGTTTCTGCCGGTTTTTGGACCGCATTGATGGGCTTTCTACAACTGCTGATCGGTAAAGATAAATACAGTATCTCTTATGGCACGGTGGGCGATGAACCACTGAATCCGGAGAATCGTACTGCGCTTATCATGCCTATCTGTAATGAAGATGTGCAGCGTGTATTTGCCGGGTTAAGAGCAACGTGGGAATCTGTCGTCCGCAGTGGTAACAGTGAGCACTTCGACGTCTATATCCTAAGTGATAGCTACGATGCGGATATTGCTATCGCCGAGCAGAAAGCATGGATGGAGCTGGTTCGCGACGTGGGCGGAGCGGGGCAGATTTTCTACCGTCGTCGTCGTCGTCGCGTTAAACGTAAAAGCGGTAACATCGACGATTTTTGTCGCCGTTGGGGCCAAAACTACGCTTATATGGTGGTCTTGGATGCCGATAGCGTAATGAGCGGTGAATGTTTATCTGGACTAGTACGGATGATGGAAGCCAATCCTAATGCAGGGATTATTCAATCCTCACCGAAAGCTTCTGGAATGGATACGCTCTACGCGCGTTGTCAGCAATTTGCTACCCGTGTCTACGGACCGCTCTTTACTGCGGGACTGCACTTTTGGCAACTAGGTGAATCTCACTACTGGGGACATAACGCCATTATTCGGGTTAAACCCTTTATTGAGCACTGCGCCTTAGCCCCGCTACCGGGTGAAGGCTCTTTCGCCGGTTCCATCATGTCGCACGACTTTGTTGAAGCCGCATTAATGCGTCGTGCGGGTTGGGGAGTCTGGATTGCCTACGACTTGCCTGGTTCTTATGAAGAGCTACCGCCGAACCTGTTAGACGAACTAAAGCGTGATCGCCGCTGGTGTCATGGTAACTTGATGAACTTCCGCCTGTTTATGGTAAAAGGGATGCACCCGGTTCACCGTGCGGTCTTCCTAACGGGCGTCATGTCATACCTGTCTGCACCGCTATGGTTTATGTTCTTGGCCTTGTCTACGGCGTTACAGGTGGTCCACTCCTTGGTGGAGCCGACATACTTCTTGCAACCTCGTCAGCTTTATCCAGTCTGGCCACACTGGCGTCCTGAGTTAGCCATTGCGCTATTCTCGACAACCTTAGTGCTCCTTTTCCTGCCGAAGATGCTGAGTGTATTGCTGATTTGGTGTAAGGGTGCGAAACCTTATGGCGGCTTTATTCGGGTCTTTATCTCGTTAATTCTAGAAATGCTGTTCTCGGTCCTTTTAGCACCAGTCAGAATGCTGTTCCACACCTTGTTTGTGGTGAGTGCGTTCTTGGGTCTAAAAGCCGTTTGGGATTCTCCACAGCGTGATGATGATTCCACCCCATGGAGTGAGGCGTTCCGCCGTCATGGGTCTCAGATGCTATTAGGGATCGTCTGGGCAGCCGGAATGGGCTATCTGGATCTTAACTTCCTGTGGTGGTTAGCCCCAATTGTCGGCTCTTTGATTCTCTCACCGATTGTGTCGGTTATTTCAAGCCGCGCTACTGTTGGGATGGCGTCACGTCGTGCGAAACTCTTCTTAATTCCTGAAGAGTACGATACGCCGCAAGAGTTGATTGATACGGATAACTATGTGCTGCTTAATCGCGAACGTGTTTTAGAGAATGGCTTTATGCATGCTCTGTTCCACCCGTCATTCAATGCGTTAGCGACCGCCCTGGCCACAGCACGTCACTTACAAAGCGATCTGCTGGAGCATGCGCGCGAGCGTCAGATCGATCAACTGTTAAGTGAATCGCCGGAAAAAAGCAGTGCGAATCAGCGCCTAATGGCCATCAGTGATCCAGTGGTCTTAGCGCGGTTACACAGCCGCTTGTGGCAGCAGCAGGATAAATATCGACAATGGCACGAGAGTTATGCCAAACTCGAAGTTAATCCCAACGCTTTACAAGTTAACTGA
- a CDS encoding YceK/YidQ family lipoprotein, giving the protein MIKKLCIVLSIVMLTGCGSIISRSVAGQGQGHQYYPGVQWDLRQGYWRFLTILDLPLSLIVDTFMLPIDAKHGDYP; this is encoded by the coding sequence ATGATAAAAAAACTCTGTATTGTGCTGTCGATTGTGATGCTTACCGGCTGTGGCAGTATTATCAGTCGAAGTGTTGCGGGGCAGGGACAGGGGCACCAGTATTATCCGGGAGTGCAGTGGGATCTGCGCCAAGGCTATTGGCGCTTTTTAACGATCCTTGATCTCCCGCTCTCATTGATTGTTGACACCTTTATGTTACCCATCGATGCCAAGCATGGAGATTACCCGTAA
- a CDS encoding MysB family protein: MDLFTTLDEAISVAKEAFLADHPEVDELSASVSQFSLQKYVMQDGDIMWQAEFADQEEAPSECLPLYFDEAAQAIWDNEFDEDEILAEWQPENTLHEWDEGEFQLAPPTDTEEGRAAADEWNDDNSDSERW, encoded by the coding sequence ATGGATTTATTTACCACTTTAGACGAAGCAATAAGCGTTGCCAAAGAGGCTTTCTTAGCCGATCACCCTGAAGTCGACGAATTAAGCGCCTCCGTTAGCCAGTTTTCATTACAAAAATATGTGATGCAAGACGGAGATATCATGTGGCAAGCCGAGTTTGCGGATCAAGAAGAAGCCCCTAGCGAATGCCTTCCACTCTATTTCGATGAGGCAGCACAGGCGATTTGGGATAATGAGTTTGATGAAGACGAGATTCTCGCCGAATGGCAACCAGAGAATACGCTGCACGAATGGGACGAGGGTGAATTTCAGCTTGCACCACCAACCGATACCGAAGAGGGTCGAGCCGCTGCTGACGAGTGGAATGACGACAACAGTGACTCTGAACGCTGGTAA
- the trhO gene encoding oxygen-dependent tRNA uridine(34) hydroxylase TrhO, giving the protein MPVLHNLVSNKELKQRLMEETEPRTTVSFYKYFNISDPQAFRDRLYQTFLNLKVFGRVYIAAEGINAQISVPASDFEAMKQQIFDFDPALNGLRMNIALDDDGKSFWVLRMKVRERIVADGIDDPSFDASDVGAYLKADEVNAMLDDPDAVFVDMRNHYEYEVGHFDNAMEIPADTFRDQLPMAVEMLAEQKEKKIVMYCTGGIRCEKASAFMKHQGFNNIYHIEGGIIEYTRKAREQGLPVRFKGKNFVFDERMGERISDDVLAHCHQCGTSCDTHVNCLNDGCHLLFIQCDECAVKYRGCCSPECLEESALTPEEQRQRRAGRETSNKIFNKSRGLLRMTLPTPITKDDA; this is encoded by the coding sequence ATGCCAGTGTTACATAACCTTGTTTCGAATAAAGAGTTAAAACAACGCTTAATGGAGGAGACTGAACCCCGTACTACGGTCTCATTCTATAAATATTTTAACATCAGTGACCCGCAGGCTTTCCGCGACCGTCTGTATCAGACCTTCTTGAATCTCAAGGTGTTTGGCCGCGTCTATATTGCTGCTGAAGGGATTAATGCGCAAATCAGTGTGCCTGCTAGCGATTTTGAAGCGATGAAGCAGCAAATTTTTGATTTTGACCCTGCGTTAAACGGATTACGAATGAATATCGCCCTGGATGATGACGGTAAGTCTTTCTGGGTACTGCGGATGAAGGTCCGTGAGCGCATCGTAGCGGACGGTATTGATGATCCAAGTTTTGATGCCAGTGATGTCGGTGCTTACCTCAAAGCCGATGAAGTTAACGCCATGCTCGACGACCCTGATGCTGTCTTTGTGGATATGCGTAATCACTATGAGTATGAGGTGGGGCATTTCGACAATGCGATGGAAATCCCCGCTGATACGTTCCGCGATCAATTGCCGATGGCCGTTGAGATGTTGGCAGAGCAAAAAGAGAAGAAAATCGTGATGTATTGCACCGGTGGGATCCGTTGCGAGAAAGCGAGTGCGTTCATGAAACATCAAGGCTTCAATAATATTTATCATATCGAGGGTGGGATAATTGAATATACCCGCAAAGCGCGTGAGCAAGGATTACCGGTACGCTTCAAAGGCAAAAACTTCGTCTTTGATGAGCGGATGGGTGAGCGTATCTCCGACGATGTCTTAGCCCATTGTCATCAGTGTGGGACTTCTTGCGATACACACGTCAATTGCCTGAATGATGGTTGTCATCTGCTATTTATCCAGTGTGATGAATGTGCAGTGAAATACCGTGGTTGCTGTAGCCCAGAATGCTTGGAAGAGTCAGCCTTGACCCCCGAAGAGCAACGTCAGCGTCGCGCCGGCCGTGAAACCAGTAATAAAATCTTCAATAAGTCGAGAGGGTTATTACGCATGACACTCCCGACGCCGATTACTAAAGACGACGCCTAA
- the acpA gene encoding acid phosphatase — protein MKSKNKGASTPENPQRRRLLAGASALGVSSTLLPLGSATASQTQGASARPLHDYSATKQTELLREHVKNIVVIYAENRSFNNLFANFPGSQQPLNQLSDQATRQVDRDGSPLPHLPPIWKGMVPDPQVVNHKRYQIGQEADYLTDLPNKPFALQGDDHEALPQGVITRDLWHVFYQNQMQINGGKNDRFVAWADSGALTMGYYADSAYNMRLWQLAREYTLCDNFFQGAFGGSFLNHQYLACAQAPFYPDVKTSPAKGLIAELMSDDPKDTRLKPLADSPASALTGIPKFGPSQITPDGYAVNTMQPPFWPSASRDPQRPDYADASKANVLPAQKHAHIGDKLTEKGIDWAWYAGGWQFAIDDQKDSTDFPPRPDFQLHHQPFNYFENLGPTHPQARKQHLRDGGLGDSPATNHFLADVQAGKLPPVAFYKPQGNLNMHAGYSDVEAGDRHIAHIIDQLQRSPQWQHTVVVITFDENGGWWDPVAPPKGDRWGPGSRIPALVISPFARRGHVDNTQYDTGSILRFISRVHDLPLLNGLTSRDQALTAQGHQKMGDLTAALQF, from the coding sequence ATGAAGTCGAAGAATAAAGGCGCCTCCACTCCTGAAAATCCACAACGTCGCCGCCTACTGGCGGGGGCCTCTGCGCTGGGGGTCAGCTCTACCCTCCTCCCTCTGGGTAGCGCCACGGCTAGCCAAACGCAAGGGGCGTCCGCACGTCCGCTGCATGATTATTCTGCTACAAAACAGACGGAACTGCTGCGCGAGCATGTTAAAAATATTGTCGTCATTTACGCGGAAAACCGCAGCTTTAATAACCTGTTTGCCAACTTTCCTGGCAGTCAACAACCCCTTAATCAACTGAGTGATCAGGCTACGCGTCAAGTTGATCGGGACGGATCGCCACTCCCACATTTACCGCCAATTTGGAAAGGGATGGTTCCGGACCCACAAGTGGTCAACCATAAACGTTACCAAATTGGCCAAGAGGCAGACTATCTCACTGATTTGCCTAATAAACCATTTGCTTTGCAGGGGGATGATCACGAAGCCCTACCACAAGGGGTTATTACCCGCGATTTATGGCATGTGTTCTACCAGAATCAGATGCAAATTAATGGCGGTAAAAATGACCGTTTCGTCGCCTGGGCCGACTCCGGAGCACTCACCATGGGCTACTACGCCGACAGCGCCTACAATATGCGCTTATGGCAGCTCGCTCGCGAATACACGCTCTGTGATAATTTTTTCCAAGGTGCTTTCGGTGGTTCATTCCTCAATCACCAATATCTGGCCTGCGCACAAGCGCCTTTCTACCCTGATGTTAAGACCTCACCGGCTAAGGGATTGATCGCAGAACTGATGAGCGATGACCCTAAGGATACCCGCTTAAAACCACTAGCAGACTCACCAGCCAGTGCCTTAACCGGTATTCCAAAATTTGGGCCAAGCCAAATTACCCCTGATGGCTACGCGGTAAATACTATGCAACCGCCATTCTGGCCCTCTGCCAGCCGCGATCCTCAGCGTCCCGACTATGCTGATGCGAGTAAAGCCAACGTACTCCCAGCGCAGAAGCACGCCCATATTGGCGATAAGCTGACGGAGAAAGGGATTGACTGGGCATGGTATGCTGGGGGCTGGCAATTTGCGATTGACGATCAGAAAGACAGTACGGATTTTCCCCCTCGTCCAGATTTCCAGTTACATCATCAGCCGTTCAACTATTTTGAGAACCTTGGCCCAACCCATCCGCAAGCCAGAAAGCAACACTTACGCGATGGCGGATTAGGTGATTCCCCGGCGACCAACCATTTTCTGGCCGATGTGCAAGCGGGGAAATTACCGCCAGTGGCCTTCTATAAACCGCAAGGTAACTTAAATATGCATGCCGGTTACTCGGATGTCGAAGCCGGAGACCGCCATATTGCGCACATTATTGACCAATTGCAGCGTAGCCCACAGTGGCAACATACGGTAGTGGTGATTACCTTTGATGAAAATGGTGGCTGGTGGGATCCCGTTGCACCACCGAAAGGGGATAGATGGGGACCAGGCTCGCGTATTCCAGCCTTAGTGATTTCACCTTTTGCCCGACGTGGCCATGTCGATAATACGCAATATGACACCGGATCGATCTTGCGTTTTATCAGTCGCGTACACGACTTACCCTTACTAAATGGCTTAACCTCACGTGATCAAGCCCTCACGGCACAGGGTCACCAAAAGATGGGCGACCTCACGGCGGCCCTGCAATTTTAG
- the solA gene encoding N-methyl-L-tryptophan oxidase — MIYDVIIVGSGSVGAAAGCYATINNLNVLMIDAHHPPHQQGSHHGKTRLIRYAYAEGDQYVPLLQRSKVLWEALEKTAATTLFRRSGVLSLAPIDSPLIPQLLDSAKTWSIDVEALSAEEIMQRWETFVIPADYHGVLDKEAGYLYSEKAVEQWIRLAQEQGCAQLFNCPVESISHYDDLYRVKTADGDYTARKIIVTAGSWAKKLLPELPIAPVRKVMAWFQSDGRFSHHTHFPAFTAQLTDGSQYYGFPAEDDQLKVARHDGGQPLNDATECLPFGQFPSDGSECFSFLKQFLPGQSACLFGQACSYDNSPDGHFIIDYLDEAKTGLVISGLSGHGFKCAPALGEIASQFAMGNDVETIISPFRLARFAKS; from the coding sequence ATGATTTACGATGTCATTATTGTCGGGAGCGGGTCAGTCGGCGCTGCAGCAGGCTGCTACGCAACCATTAACAACCTCAATGTCTTAATGATCGATGCCCACCACCCTCCCCATCAGCAAGGCTCACACCATGGCAAGACGCGTTTAATCCGTTATGCCTATGCCGAAGGTGACCAATATGTACCGCTCCTTCAACGCAGTAAGGTACTGTGGGAGGCGTTAGAAAAAACCGCCGCCACGACACTTTTTCGACGCAGTGGCGTACTTTCACTCGCCCCCATCGATAGCCCGCTCATTCCACAATTACTTGACAGTGCTAAGACCTGGTCAATCGATGTCGAAGCGCTCAGCGCCGAAGAGATTATGCAGCGCTGGGAAACCTTTGTGATTCCAGCGGACTATCATGGCGTGCTCGACAAAGAGGCTGGGTATCTTTATAGCGAAAAAGCGGTTGAACAATGGATCCGTTTAGCCCAAGAGCAGGGCTGTGCACAGCTGTTTAATTGTCCAGTAGAATCGATTAGCCATTATGATGATCTTTACCGCGTAAAAACCGCTGATGGAGACTATACCGCACGTAAAATTATCGTCACTGCCGGAAGTTGGGCAAAAAAGCTACTCCCCGAGTTACCGATTGCTCCAGTGCGTAAGGTGATGGCTTGGTTTCAATCCGATGGTCGTTTTAGTCACCATACCCATTTTCCAGCGTTCACGGCTCAGTTAACCGATGGGAGCCAATATTACGGTTTTCCTGCTGAGGATGATCAACTAAAAGTTGCCCGGCATGATGGTGGCCAACCCCTTAACGATGCAACCGAGTGTCTACCCTTCGGGCAATTCCCCTCAGATGGTAGCGAGTGTTTTAGCTTCCTAAAACAATTTTTACCGGGCCAGAGCGCCTGCCTATTCGGCCAAGCTTGCAGTTATGATAACTCCCCTGATGGTCACTTTATTATCGACTACCTCGATGAGGCTAAGACAGGACTAGTGATCAGCGGCTTAAGCGGTCATGGTTTCAAATGTGCGCCGGCACTCGGCGAAATCGCGAGTCAGTTCGCAATGGGTAACGATGTAGAGACGATTATTTCCCCCTTCCGCCTAGCACGTTTCGCAAAAAGCTAA
- the bssS gene encoding biofilm formation regulator BssS, whose translation MDKENNVIQTHPLVGWDISTVEDYDAMMIRLHSVSSDQQTEENADIGPAYWITTDVARQFISLLEAGIARIEESESQPIRAKH comes from the coding sequence ATGGATAAAGAAAATAATGTGATCCAAACACATCCGTTAGTCGGTTGGGATATCAGTACCGTAGAAGATTATGATGCGATGATGATTCGTCTGCATTCCGTCTCTTCGGACCAACAAACAGAAGAAAATGCCGACATCGGTCCAGCTTATTGGATCACCACGGATGTGGCCAGGCAGTTTATTTCTCTACTCGAAGCGGGTATCGCCCGTATTGAAGAGTCAGAAAGCCAACCAATCAGGGCAAAGCATTAG
- the pyrC gene encoding dihydroorotase: protein MKSPVNTLTLRRPDDWHIHLRDDEMLNTVLPYTSAHFGRAIVMPNLVPPVTTVHAAEQYRQRILTALPAEHQFTPLMTCYLTDSLSADEIERGFTQNVFTAAKLYPAHATTNSSHGVTSIDHIAAVLERMEAIGMPLLIHGEVTDAHVDIFDREAKFIDQVLIPLRQRYPALRVVMEHITTRDAAQYVQEGNELLAATVTPQHLMFNRNHMLSGGIRPHLYCLPILKRNIHQQALRDVVSTGHSRFFLGTDTAPHIQSRKESSCGCAGVFNAPTALAAYTSVFDELGALEHLEAFCSLNGPAFYQLPVNEQTITLQRQAWTVPEQIAMGNEQLIPFLAGETLQWQVVDK from the coding sequence ATGAAATCCCCTGTAAACACGCTTACCCTTCGTCGTCCTGATGATTGGCATATTCATCTGCGTGATGATGAGATGCTAAACACTGTCCTGCCCTACACCAGTGCGCATTTTGGTCGAGCTATTGTCATGCCGAATCTGGTTCCGCCCGTGACCACCGTTCACGCTGCAGAACAGTACCGCCAACGAATTTTAACCGCACTGCCTGCTGAGCATCAGTTTACGCCGTTAATGACCTGTTATCTGACGGATAGTTTGTCGGCCGACGAAATCGAACGGGGCTTTACTCAGAACGTTTTTACTGCAGCAAAACTTTATCCGGCCCATGCAACCACCAACTCCAGCCATGGAGTGACCAGTATTGACCACATCGCCGCGGTGCTTGAGCGTATGGAAGCCATCGGCATGCCATTACTGATCCACGGTGAAGTTACCGACGCCCATGTTGATATTTTTGATCGTGAAGCGAAATTCATCGACCAGGTATTAATTCCTCTACGCCAACGCTACCCTGCGCTGCGTGTGGTAATGGAACATATCACTACCCGTGATGCGGCACAGTATGTGCAAGAAGGTAATGAACTTTTGGCCGCGACCGTCACTCCACAGCACTTGATGTTTAATCGAAACCATATGCTAAGCGGGGGAATTCGTCCGCATCTGTACTGTTTACCGATTCTGAAACGTAATATTCATCAGCAAGCACTACGTGATGTGGTCTCAACCGGGCATAGCCGCTTTTTCCTTGGCACTGATACCGCACCTCATATCCAGTCGCGTAAAGAATCAAGTTGTGGTTGTGCCGGCGTTTTCAATGCGCCAACCGCCTTAGCGGCTTATACCAGTGTCTTCGATGAGCTTGGTGCCCTGGAGCATCTTGAAGCTTTCTGTTCACTCAATGGTCCGGCTTTCTATCAACTACCGGTCAACGAGCAAACCATCACTTTACAGCGTCAAGCGTGGACGGTGCCTGAACAGATCGCGATGGGCAATGAACAGCTTATCCCCTTCTTGGCGGGCGAAACTCTGCAGTGGCAGGTGGTGGACAAATAA